CAAATGCAACGCGGGAGAGTTTGTCAAAATGCGGATTGCTCATCGCCACGCCGGTGTTGTGATATTGAAAGTCCGTGAAAAACGGCATGGCTTCGCTGAAGGTGTGGCAGCGAGAACAACGCGCACGACCGCGGAAAATGGCCAAACCACGTTTGGCTGCATCGCTCATCGCCGATGAATCTCCGGCATTGAACCGGTCAAACGCCGAATCGCCCGACACCAGCGTTCGTTCATACGCGGCCAGCGCTTGCCCAACGCGAGCAATACTCGGTTCGCCGCCAAAAACCGATTGAAACGCGGAGTAGTATTCCGCCAATCCCTTCAACCTCGTCACCACGTCGTCATACGAACGATTGCCCATCTCAATCGGATTGGTCAGCGGTTGAATCGCCTGATCCTCCAAACCTTCGGCACGGCCATCCCAAAATTGATTCGGATAAAACATGGCATTGAACAAACTCGGCGAATTGCGCGAACCGAGTTGGCCGCCGATGCCTTCGGCGACGGGTTTGCCATCGCCAAAGGCAAGTTTCGGATCGTGGCAGCTTGCACAGGAAATTTTGCCGTCCGCCGACAGCCGCGCATCAAAAAACAATTTGCGACCGAGTTCGACCTTGGCCGCCGACATCGGATTGTTGCGCGGCACATAAAACGACCACGTATCCGCGGGCAATCCGAGCGGGATCGCCAGCTTTAATAAGCGCTCTTCGGCGCTAAACTTCGGCTCCAACGTCGCGAAGGCCAGCAGCGAAAACGCTAGCACAATCACCAGCCGTAGCCAGCGCGAATCGAATTGTCGTCGAGTGAACTTTTGTTTCATTTCAATTTCGCAATTGAGTGCATCAATCATTCGAGCTTAACACATCCTGCGCCTGATGCCTGACGCGCAGCACATAGACAGTTTCATCTTCGATGATAAAAAGGATTCGATATTTGTCGAAAAGCAGATGGCGAATCTCCGCACCGAACTTTTTGCTTTCCGGTGCAAGCGGACAACGCGCCGGAAAAGTTTGCAGACTTTCAATTGATTCTGTCGCGTCGAAATACCAAAGAATCGCTTTATCAGAGGAATGCTGTGCTATCCAGCGCGCAGCAGCTTTTAGATCCTCTTCCGCTTCTTTTTCAACAATGACTTTGAAACTCATTGCGCAGGTCTTGTGGCATCAGCCGAAACTCCAAGTAACATCCTGATCTCTTCCAGCACTTCTTTTGCCGGGCGCCCCTCCCCCCTTTTGGCGCTTTCCAATGCGCGTAAGGTTCTGGCATCTTCAAGTTCATCCGGGTCAAAAATCATTTCCAATGCTTCAATGGTTATCTGCTGAAGATTTTTACCTTGGGCTTTGGCAAAAATTCCGATACGTTGTTCCAGTTCAGCAGGAATGGTGATTGTTGCGCTCATAATTTTTTACTCCTTCAAATCAAATCTGATCGAGGATGATTTTGGCGATGGTCAGGTAAATCAGCAAGCTCGTCGCGTCCACCTACGTCGTAACATGCCCAAATTACCGCAATAATTCCAAATGGGCTGGTAAATGTAAGATTCAGGTCCCATCTGACTTTTACCTCAAATCTGCAAAATTACTTTGGCGATACTGAAGTAAATGATTAACCCTGTCGCGTCCACTAAAGTTGTGATCAATGGAGCTGAAAGCACTGCCGGGTCAATTTTGAAGCGTTCCGCCACAATCGGGATCAAAGAACCAATTGTGGTTGACCAGGTGCAAATGGCCAGCACCGTAATCGCTACCGTCAAGGCAATGGTCATCGGCTGATGCCAAAGGATCGTGCGGCCAAACGCAACGACGCCCACTGCCAATCCAATCAACAATCCGGTTAACATTTCACGCGCAAGCACACGCCAGGCGTCTTTCAAGCGAATTTCTCCAAGCGCAATGCTGCGAATGATCGTTGTCACAGTTTGCGCTCCGGCATTTCCTCCCGTGCCAATCAACAGCGGGATGAAAAACGATAGCGCGACGACAGTGGACAGTTCCCCTTCGTAATGTCGCAGCACCGTGCCGGTGAAGGTTTCTGCCACGAACAACAACAACAACCAGCTAATTCGCTTGCGCACGACGCGCAAAATCGGGTTGTCGAAATAGGGTTTGTCCAACGCACCGGGTTCGACGCCCGCCATGCGCAAAATGTCTTCGGTTTGCTCTTCGATCAGAACGTCAATCACATCGTCCACGGTGACAAATCCCACGACGCTGCCGTCGTGTTGCAACACAGGCACAGCCAGCAAATTGTACTTGGCGATTTTCTGGGCGACGGATTCCTGGTCTTCGTCGGCATGCACCGTGATGGGTTTCGGGCGCATGACTTTGGTGATTGGCTGATGCATTTCCGCCATTACCAGATCGCGCAAACTAATCGCGCCGAGCAGATGTCCGTTCGCCGGATCGAGCACGTAACAGGCGTAAATGGATTCCTTTTCGCGAGCAACAGACCGTATGTGGCGCAACGCATCGCCAACCGTCATCTCCGGGTTCAACCGGACAAACTCGGTGGTCATGATTCCACCGGCGGTATGGTCGGGGTAACTGAGCAGGTGTTCGAGTTCAGTTTTGACTTCGTTGCTGACCCTGGCCAGAACGCGGCGGCGTTCGGTCAACCCCATTTGTTGGATGATGTCTGTGCGTTCGTCGGCTGAGAGTTCTTCCAGAATCAAGGCGGCGCGCGCAGGTTCGAGCTTTTCCAAAATCGCACCGCGCCGCGTCATGGTCGGCTGGTCGAATAATTCCACCGCACGCGGAACCGGCAACATCAACATGACAGTCGCCGCTTCGATCAGCTTCAACTGATTCAGCAATTCGACCAAATCTTCCGGCGCTAAATCTGCGACCTGCTCGCTGATGCCCATGAAGCTTTCTTCAAGGCGGAGATTGATCCGTTCGCGCAATTCTTCTACTGTCGGCATCCATCACCTCCTTGCGGAGATGGAGAGACGGAGGGATGGAGGGATGGCGAGCATTTCATAACTTCCATTCTTTTGGATGAGTAATCATATTGACGAGCATTCCCATATGGCGTCGTATTCCTTGTAAAGCTCTTTCCCCGTTTCAGGGGCCAGGTAACTGTATTCGACACAAAACTGAATCCAAACCTGAGTCTCACACGCTTCTGCTTCTGAATCACCAAGTTTGCTAATCCAGGCGGCTGGGTAACGTCGTTTTCGCCAAGCCTCTCCCAAGTTGGCACAGACAGACCGCGAAGAACGACGAATTTGATCGGTCAGCGAATACTTTTCTTCTCCGGGAAAGAGTTTGGACAGCTCAAAAATACGCATCGCCGCAGCAAAGGCTTTTTTGTAAACCTCGAAATCCGTATGTCTGCGCAATAGTTTCTTGTCATCGCTCCCCTTGTCCATACCCCCCTCTATCTCTCCGTCTCTCAGCCCCTCTATCTGCGCTCTTCCCACTTTTGCTTCAGCGCACTCAACAAGTCAATGAAGCGCAAATCGCAACGCAGATTGTCAAACCGATTGTTGTCGGCAAACAGCGGGTAATTTTCATTCCCCAGCGCAACGGCTTTTTTAATCCATTCGATGGCTTCGTCGCGCCGTTTTTCCATGGCATAAAACGACGCCAACCAGACGGCAACGTCGTGGTCGGCGGCGGCGGTTTCTTTGACCTGATTCGTAATCAGCGCGCGGGCTTTTTCGTGTTGGCCGCGCGAACTCAAACACCAGGCCAGCACAATTTGCAGCGGATCGAAATGGGGGTTCTGGCGCAAGACCTCTTCGGTTAGGGACTGGCATCGGTCAATGTCGCCCTGATTGAAATAGGTGATCGCCAGAAAGGTTTTGATCAACGGATGATCGGGTTCGGCGGCTCGGCCTTTTTCCAGTTCGGCGATGGCACGATCATATTCGTGGCGATACATGTACAACCGCCCGCGGTTGTAACTGGCGATGACAACATCGCGCGGGTTGAGTTCCAGCAGCTTGTCGTATTGTTTCAGCGCACGGTCGTACAATCCATTCAACCGGTACAGCATTCCGGCGATGATGAACACCGTCGGGTCGTGCGGCGCTTCGCGGCGCGCATCGGCCAACGTCGCCAGCGCCTTTTCCTTTTCGCCTTTGTTCAGATAGACGTACACCATCTGCAACCGCGCGCCGGCCAGTTTCGGGTCCAGTTCCAACGCGCGCGTCAATGCAGCCTCGGCTTTTTCAAAGTAAAGCTGGCCGCCATACCCCTGGCCGTGGTGAACCAGACAACGTCCGAGCGTGTAATGCGCGCGAGCGAAATTCGGGTCGAGCCGGACGGCCTCTTCCAGCATTTTGATCGCCACGTCCAAATCCTGGTCATTGAAGCTATGCGAAATGTATTTGAACAGCAGGTCACGTCCACGCAGGTAAAACTCGTAAGCTTCGGCGTTGGTGGTCAGCGGCTTTTCGAGTTTCTGCTGCTCTTCTTCGGTCAACTTCAACTTCAAACCGGCGATGACGCGTTCGGCAATGGTGTCCTGAATCTTCAGCAAATCGTCAGCGGCCAGATCAATCTTGTCACTCCACAAAATCTCGCCGCTTTCCGTCGCCAGCAATTGCGTCGTCACGCGGAACCGATTGGCGGATTTAATGAAACTGCCGACCAGCACCGTACTGACGGCCAATTCTTCGCCGACCTGGCGCGGTTCGATGTTCTGCCCGGCGTAACGCGCAATATATTGTGAAGGGCGAACCACCAACGAGCGCAAATGCGCCAGTTCGGCAATGATTCCGTCCGCCAGCGAAATTTCGTAAAAATTGTCTTCGGCGTTTCCTGAAAGGTTTTTGAATGGCAACACGGCGATGGTGCGTTTGCTTTCGGTTCCCCAAGTCGGCGGGCGCGAAGTTGCGCCTGTGCTGCTGCCCGCGCTTCGCTGTGTGGAATCGCTTTTCGGGGAAGACGATGTAGGCAATTCCGCCGCCGGTTGGCTCAGCGGTCGCGTTGGCGATTGGCTGTTGCCTGCCTGGCCGTTTCGCTTTTTGCCAAAGATGCCTCCGCCGAACACTCTGCCGAGCGCGCTTCCCATCTTCCATGAAGTTCGGGCGCGCTGCGGTGCAATCGCGCTATTGGCCAGGTCGAAAGATGAAACCGATTCCCCGGTCAATTCGCGCATCTGCGCTTTTAATGCTTCCAACATTTCGGCCATTGTCGAAAACCGGTCTTTGGGATTTTTGGCCAGCGCTCGATCAAGGATGACTTGCAGATGTTCCGGCGCGGTCGGGCAATCGTCACAAATCGGCTCAGGATTGGCATTGATCACGGCATGCAGAATTTCGATGCGATTGCGCCCCGTGAATGGTTGGTGGCCAGTGATCATTTCGTACAACAATACGCCCAAACTGAATACGTCCGTCCGATGATCCACGCGCTCTCCGGCGGCCTGTTCCGGCGAGCCATAGCCCATCGTTCCGTATGGCACACCAAGTTCAGTCATGGATTTGTCCGGATCGTAGATTTCATCGCCACCCAGCATTTTGGCCAATCCGAAATCCAGGACTTTCACCTGTCCCTGGTCGTTGACGATGATGTTCGACGGTTTGATGTCACGGTGAATGATGCCGCGCGCGTGCGCCGCAACCAGCGCATCAGCAATCTGAATGGCGATGGAAAGCGCGCTGCGCAGCGAAAGAGGCTGCCCGCCAACCACCTGTTTCAACGTCCGACCGGGAATAAACGGCATGACGATGTAAAACCAGCCGTCGCTTTCGCCAATGTCGAAAATGGAACAGATGTTGGGATGGTCCAGCACCGAGGCGAGTTTGGCTTCGCGTTCAAACCGGCGGCGAGCCGTCTGGCTGGCGGCGAGTTCGGGAAGCAGGGTTTTGACAACAACCAGGCGATTGAGCCGCGTGTCTTCGGCTTTGTAGGCCGTTGCCTGCCCGCCCTGTCCTAGCTGTTCGAGAATGCGGTAGTGAGAAAGTGTCTTGCCGGGCGCGAGCGGGGTCATCTGGTTCCTCTTTTGTTTTGGTATTGAACTCTTGTTTACATTGCTTTCGATTGAGTGGGTGCCGCGGACTCGATTGGAGTCGCGCAAAGGCCATCGAAAAAAGGAGCGTTTGTATGCTACTACCGCGTGGTATCGGCTTCAAGATGCAGTTTGAAAAGAGTTGTAACTAGACCCATGAAAAGAATTGATGATTGCCCCGGAAAGCGCGGAATCAGCGAATAGTCTTTGCCGCCCCGGTAACAACGGCTTTACTTGCGCCCTTTTGCCGGTTTGCGCCAGTACTGGAATTCGTCGGCATGAACTTCAAAATCCAATTCGCTCACACGGGCTTGTATTCGTTCCTGCGCATCCGCGACGCCTTTGTTGTAAATGCTCGGCCCGATTTCTTCCAGAATGAAGTTCAGCAACCCACCCGCCGCCAGATTGCCCAGCGGTTCGTCCATGTTCACCTCGAAGTATTTTTGTAGCGATTCCAGCGCATTCTGTTTTGCATCTTTGTTCAGTTCGATTGTCATAAAAAATTCTCGGTTTCGTGGATTTTCTAAACCGGCATTATCAGTCTTAGTTGCTTGAAGACACTTCACAGACAGAAAATCTGGATGATCGCTTTGCGATCCGGAAAGATTTTTAAGCAGCCGACTAATTGCGCAGGCGCAACATCGCCCGAACCAATACCGCGGCCATCAATCCGAAAATGCTTCCAAGAAGCAACCCTACGTAGCCGTACCGCCAAAACCCAATGACCCCACTAACGATTACGGCCAGTCCAAACGCCAAACAAACTCTAACGAGGGCACGCTTCCGGCGGGAAACGAAATCGCTTCCGGCCAATTCTTCTGCCAGCATGCGCGACCGCATTGAACAATCCCAACGCCCATCGAAGCGGCGAATGATCGCCGGGCTGTACACCAGTTCCGCGCGGCGGTTTTCAACCCATTTTGACAGGATCACCATTGTCACCAACTGATTGGATTTCCGGTGGTGGCCGATGACCTTGATTTTTTTGTAGCCATCTCCCCACAGCGGTGGAAAGCAATACACCTTGGCACCCGAACGAAAATGTTTTGTCCCGCTTCGTTGCTCGTGCCCACCCGGCCCGTAAGATCGCTGGTCAACGATATTTCCGACCATGCACCAGACAGGCGAAACACCTTCCTGCGGCTCTTCATTGCCCGGTTCATTTTCCATAACCAATCTGCCCTCTTCAGTCGGCCAACATTCGAGCAACGGCGGCTGCAACGTGAATTTTGGTGGTGTCCAAAAATGGGAAGCCATCTTTAGCCGCTTCGCGCAGGATGATCGGTAATTCGGTTCCGCCTAAAATCAATCCTTCAATTCCCGTCGCTTGTCTGAATCGCTCCAGAATGGCCAGCAAGGCTTGGCGCGTTTCGTCCAGAAACACGCCGTTGATCAGTTCGCCCATGTATTTCGCGTGGATAAAATCCTGATCGTCGGGTTCCGGCGTCACAATCGTGATTCCCTGTCGCGCAAACGTGTCGGGGTAAAACTTCGCCTGCATCGTGAAGCGACTCCCAAACAAGCCGAGTTTCTTCAATCCCATCGCTTTTGCCGCGTCGCAGGTCGCCTGCACAATGCTGAGCAGCGGGATGGGCGAACGTCGCTCCAATTCGTCAAACACAATGTGCGGCGTGTTGGCAGACAGTAGTGCAAAGTCGGCTCCGGCGCGGGCGAGCTTTTCGATTTCTACAGTCAAAATGTCGGCGACTTCAGCGAGCCGATTGGCTGTGATCAGCTCGATCATCAGTTTCAGGTTAATGCTGTTGATGAACAGCGAGGGATAGTTCCCGTCCGGGTCCTGATTACGGTACGATTCGATGATGAAGCTGTAGTATTCGATGGTGGATTCCGGCCCGATTCCACCGATGATTCCGAGCGTTTTCATTCAGTTTACCCTCCTCAATCTCCTGGGGAAATGATGTTACGTGTTTTGGTTTCGACGAGGCGGTCTGCCTGATAAGAATGCGGCGATTGGCAGCAACATTGCGATCAGCAGCCACGACGCTCCCGGAATAACCAGAAATCGGAACGCGGGCGTTGGCCTGGACGGTCCTAACGCGACGTCTCCATAAAGCGTTAACGACACCAAGGGAAGAACCAGCATCAGAATGTACAACGTCGCGCGCGTCAGTGTTGCCCAACGCGACGAAGCGATGTGAGCCAGAATGAGCGCCACAAACGGCGAAAGCACCCAAATTACAAACAGAGCGATTAGGAGACCAGAAGGGTTACGATTCCCGACGCGAAGCATAAACCCGACCGATCCAATGGCTCCGGTCACCGTCACAATCAGCGCCGCCACGCGCATGGAGCCCAGAAATCCATATTCGCGCCTTGCCAAATTTTCTTTCGCAACCCTCTCACCGGTGCGTTGAAGTGTTTGTTTCCGCTTTGTCTGATTCTGATTTTTCATGAGTTGCGACCAAGAACCGACATCATCACCAATCGGAAGCTCGTGTAAAGGCCGCGGCGGGACGCCCCAACCATCGAAAAATCCGCATCACATCCGGAAACCCGACCCGCCCGCCGCTGGTTAACCTCGTCAGGCTCGACGCATTGCAGCCGATTTCCTCTGCCACCTGTTTCCACCTCATTCCGCGCTCGCTTCGATGTGCGTTTAGCGCTTCGTAGATTGCCTTGGCATCGAACCGGAGGATTTGATGGGAGCCAATCTGCGGCAATGCGGCAGCTTCTTCTGTTTCGGCCTGGCCGGGAACAAAACTTTCCGGCGTTCGATGCAACCAGCGCAACACTTGCAACACGCCATCGCCTTCAATGACTCTCTTTTCGCGCATTCCCCGCAACGTTGACGGGCTGATTGGAGTGGCGCGCGTCTGTTCAAATTGACGGCTGACTTCCTGCGCAACTTGTTGCCAACTCAACCCGCGCAATTGGCGCTTCGTATCGAGCGCGGTGTACAACGCATTCACATCAAAATCAGTCGAGTTTTGCTCCCCCATCGCGCCCTCTGGTTTGTCTGGCACAGATTCCAGGTTTTCGTACATCAACCGCTCGAACCGTCGCATCACATCAATTAGGATGAAACACCACGCAGCTTCGTCACCCAGGTCGCCAATCCCTGTAATACCAGATAACCCAGCGAAGCGTATACCAGCGCGAACTTCACTCCGGCGCAGAATCCGGCCAGCCGAGCGAGAAAATCGTTGCCACCAGTCGCAAGCATACGAAGCAGCGAAAGGTTTTCCGTTGCGTCCAGCAGTCCGGACAGCAGCACCGCCCAGGACAGGAAGACGCCGACTGCGGCCATTGTGTTGAATTTGGAACCGGAGAGCATCGCGCACGCCAGCGAAAGCGTCAGCGGGTAAAACACCAGAAAACCAAAATCTATCAACAGTTGGTTTCGAGCGGTTTCTGTGATCGAAGCCCAAGATGTCAGGATGGAATCCGCTTTCGGTTTTGTCCAGGCAAATTCATACGACAGGACGCCGCTGGGTGCGGCGTCGGTGCGGAGCGGTTTTCCCTGAATGCTCAGCCAGATAATAAACAGGGCGGTACCGATCAACAGAAAAGCAAATAACGACCAACGGTACGACGAAGCGAGCCACGCAAACGGATGTGTCATCGGGGAAGTCTCCTTTAGGTGTATGCAATGAGCGCAAGCAGGGATTGCCACGCACGTTGCGATCAAGCAAGACCTAATCCGCTTCCAGCACGGTTACCGCAATCGGAAAATGGTCGCTAAATCCATTCGGGTTGACGGCTTTGCCCATGCCGCCGAAGGGAATGGGTTTGGGATAGCGGCCCGTGTCCACCATTTCAGGAAACCGCAGCACTTGAACGGAGTCGGGCACGATTCTGATGGCGCCAGTATCTTTCAGCAAATTTTTGTTGGCCAGAAACTGATCCAGCAAATTTGGGAAGTTGTCGAAATACAGGGAGCCGATGCCCTGCCCCAGGCTCGGCCACATCAAATTGAAAAAGCGCGAAAGGTCGGCGCTGATGACTTTCTGGCGGCTGCGCGTGCTGAGCGCGTAATCCGTCAGCGAAACATTGAACGGTTCGTCGTTGAAATCTCCCATCGCTAACACGGGGGTGTTGTCGCCAAGTTCTTCCAGAATGCGTTCGTGGAAATAAGCCAACGTTTCGCCCGCAATAGCGCGATAGCCAGCCGATTGTTCTTCGCCGCCGCTCCGAGAAGGCCAGTGATTTCCGACGACGACAAGCTGGCGCCCCAAATGAGTTCGGAAATTGATCTGCAAAATGTCGCGCGTTGCCGTGCGACGCATGACGAAATGACTGAATAAGGCTTCGAAGGTGAGCAAATCCGCATCGTAAATAAACGCAATGTCAATGCCGCGATGATCGGACATATCGTGATGGACAACGGCGTAATTGCGGCCCAGCGGCGCAAGAGAATCCTTCAGCAGTTGCATGACAAAGGCATTTTCCACCTCACAAACGCCCATCAGATCGGGCCCACGGCCGTTGTTGATCTGGCGAATGATGGACGACAACTGGCCGACTTTTCGATCCAACTGCGCTTGCGTCCATCCTTTCAGGTCACTGCCGATGGCGCGTTGCAGTTTGTCTTCGCGGCGCGGAGAGTTTTCGATGTCGAAAAGGTTTTCCAAATTCCAAAAAGCGAATTGATATTGGCTAGGCATGATGTGTCTCCGTATTGAAAGGCGTTTGCGTCAAGGGATTCGCCAAAGAGCGGTCAAGGCGGATTAGGCTTCAGGCGAATTCCCACGATGGCTTCGCGTTATGGTTTCACTGATCAACCCTGAAACAACAGTTTTGGCTGTCAGACTGTGCGGACGGGCAAAGTATAGGTTTGCGTTGATGACAGTGCAACGTGTCATTTTGGCGGTGGGCTATTGCTGTGTTGCCGATAAGCCGAAATTTTTCTTCCACGAAGCCACACGAAGAAAACACGAAGGTTATATCCCATCTTCGTGCCCGCTCCGTGTTTCTTCGTGGACGGAAAAAATGGCAACACGAAAATCGCCCACGACTGTCATTTTGGTTGAGTTGACGAGAAGAAGACGAGCGAGAAGTTACAACGCGACGGGTTTGCCTGTGGACATCAGCGTGCGAAATGCGCCGGGCGTCATGCCGCTGAAGCGTTTGAAAATGCGCGTCAGGTGGCTCTGGTCGGAAAAGCCCGCGACCTGTGCGATTTCGGCCAGCGGCAGTTCCCGATTGCCCAGTTGTCTGGCGGCAAATTGTACGCGGAGTTGTTGCTGGTATTCGCCAACGGTTTGGTTGTGAAATTGGCGGAAAACTGCCGCCAGATGCACCGGATGCACGCCTGCCTCGGCGGCCAAATCGCCGGTCGTCAGGTTTTGTTGAAACTCTTCGCGCAACCGCTGGACGACCCGATGGAGCCACAAAGGCGGGCGTTTTTCGTTCGGCATTCGCTGTCGCGTCGCAATAGCCAGCATTTCCAGCATCACGCCTTCGATCACCAGCGGCGAAGCCAGTTGCGCTTCCTTATGCTCCCGATACAGTCGCATCGCCAACCAGGTTAATTCTCCGCCAGTGGCGTCGTACAAAGATTCCGGCACGGCGGCAAATTCGCGCAACCGATCCAGCCAGGAGCTTTGCACTTCGACGGTGAAAAACGTGCCACCTTCTTGGCCGATTTCGTCACGATGAGAAATCCCAGGCGGATGCCAGGTGATGGTCATCGGTTCATAATCAATCGTTCGGGTTCGATAAAACTCGCGGTATGCGCCGTCCAACAACAGGCTGAAAAACCCCAGTTCGTGCGAATGCGCGGGCAGTGATTTGCCTTCGTTATGAACCAAATCCGACAAGATTAATCCAGATACTCGCTGTTTGACGACCGACCGGCCATAAAACTGCCCCGGATTGAGATAAGCACTGCGATCTGTGGATTTCTGTTCAGCCATAGCGATGATGGGTACGTTCGAACGTCGTTTTCGGTTCAACTCACCTTTGATTCGTTCAAGACAAAAGATTCATCTCAGGATAATGTCACGCTGTCAGAACCGTGATTCTCCTGTTCGTGATTTCATTACTCTGAGGAACTGAACGATGAAAAGAAGAGAGTTTGTCGTTTCAAGCTCGCTGGGCTTGATGGCGCTGGCGACCAATGCCATTGGCCAGGACAAGAAACAATATGTTTGTCCGCCTTGCGGTTGCAGCCACGACGGCGAAATCCATACAGAACCGGGCACTTGCCCCGCTTGCAGTATGACGCTGGTCGAAAAAACGCCCGCAATGGATGAACTGACGGCGATTCCAAATTTCCTGAAGCTCACCGACAAAGTTTGGACTGGCGGCCAACCAACAATGACGCATTTGGCAAAGCTGAAAGCCGAAGGCGCAAAAGTCATCATCAATTTGCGTCCGCACAGCGAACACAACGGCGAGCGCGAAGCCGCCAAAGCGAAGGAACTCGGAATCAGTTATTTCAACATTCCGATTGTCTTCCGCGAACCGCAGCCCGAAGACGCAGACGATTTTCTGAAGCTCACCGACGAACAAATGAACAACGGCCCGGTGTTCATTCACTGCGCCGCAGCCATTCGCGTCGGCGCGTTCTGGATGATTCGCCGCGTGCTGCGCGATGGATGGGAATTCGACAAGGCGCTGGAAGAAGCCAACAAGATCGGCCTTCGTAATAACGCCAACTTGATCGAATTCGCCAAAAGCTACATCGAAAAGAACAAGAAAAAATAAGTTGCCTGGGTACGCACGCTTCCAGCGTGCAGAACTAGCGAGAGCTTGCACAAAAAGAACCACAGCTTCCGTGAACTCTGCACGCTGGAAGCGTGCGTACC
This region of Acidobacteriota bacterium genomic DNA includes:
- a CDS encoding protein tyrosine phosphatase family protein, producing the protein MKRREFVVSSSLGLMALATNAIGQDKKQYVCPPCGCSHDGEIHTEPGTCPACSMTLVEKTPAMDELTAIPNFLKLTDKVWTGGQPTMTHLAKLKAEGAKVIINLRPHSEHNGEREAAKAKELGISYFNIPIVFREPQPEDADDFLKLTDEQMNNGPVFIHCAAAIRVGAFWMIRRVLRDGWEFDKALEEANKIGLRNNANLIEFAKSYIEKNKKK